Proteins encoded within one genomic window of Alteribacter populi:
- a CDS encoding DNA polymerase IV, which yields MERKEKKRGRIIFHVDMNSFYASVEAAYDPDLKGKPLAIAGNVEERKGIVVTASYEARAMGVKPPMPLWEAKKNCPQLIVRTPDFDKYRKASTHMFQMLYEYTPLVEPVSIDEGYMDVTYSDTHFSPLEMAKHIQNRLLNELSLPSSIGIAPNKFLAKMASDMKKPMGITVLRKRQVREILWPLPVIEMHGIGEKTAEKLKKLNIQTIGQLALTDPNKLKLTLGISGLKLHERAHGIDQRIVDPDSVGDFKSIGNSTTMPEDITDPAKIRKILMNLADSVARRMRKKGVYAGNVQLTIRYHDRKTITRSKKLPYPVSSHQDLYEAAWRLCEQYWSHEPIRLLGVTGMDLVEKGHAYKQLDLFSYEKDMKNDQLTTTVDKIRDKFGENILLKGAQLSEDRSDLLRDKKRRGTSLEKDFLGDHLFDDE from the coding sequence ATGGAAAGAAAAGAAAAAAAGCGAGGGCGAATTATTTTTCATGTTGACATGAACAGCTTCTATGCCTCTGTGGAAGCAGCATATGATCCTGATTTAAAAGGGAAGCCACTGGCGATTGCCGGCAATGTAGAAGAACGCAAAGGTATTGTCGTCACTGCGAGTTATGAGGCTAGAGCTATGGGTGTAAAGCCACCGATGCCTCTTTGGGAAGCAAAGAAAAATTGCCCACAACTCATCGTAAGAACACCGGACTTTGATAAATATCGTAAAGCTTCGACTCATATGTTTCAAATGCTTTATGAATATACCCCTCTTGTAGAGCCTGTTTCCATCGACGAAGGATATATGGATGTGACTTATTCTGACACACATTTTTCTCCTCTTGAAATGGCAAAGCATATCCAAAACCGGTTATTGAATGAATTGAGCCTGCCTTCAAGCATTGGTATAGCCCCTAACAAATTTTTAGCGAAAATGGCCAGTGATATGAAAAAGCCTATGGGAATTACCGTTTTACGTAAGCGGCAAGTAAGGGAGATTCTTTGGCCATTACCTGTTATTGAAATGCATGGTATTGGAGAAAAAACTGCAGAAAAACTAAAAAAATTAAATATACAGACGATAGGTCAGCTTGCTTTAACAGATCCAAATAAGCTCAAGTTAACATTGGGTATTTCCGGGTTGAAGCTTCATGAACGTGCACATGGAATTGATCAGCGTATCGTAGATCCGGATTCGGTAGGAGACTTCAAAAGTATAGGTAATTCAACAACGATGCCAGAGGACATAACCGATCCCGCAAAAATTAGAAAAATACTAATGAATCTAGCGGACTCGGTGGCACGAAGAATGAGAAAAAAAGGTGTCTACGCAGGAAATGTGCAGTTGACAATCCGCTACCACGACCGGAAAACAATCACTCGTAGTAAAAAATTACCTTATCCAGTCAGTTCTCACCAGGACTTGTATGAAGCTGCCTGGCGCCTCTGTGAACAGTATTGGTCACATGAACCGATTCGATTATTAGGAGTGACAGGGATGGATTTGGTTGAAAAAGGCCATGCCTACAAACAGTTAGATTTATTTTCATATGAAAAAGACATGAAAAATGACCAACTAACGACAACGGTAGATAAGATCAGAGATAAATTTGGTGAGAACATATTGTTAAAAGGAGCTCAACTTTCAGAGGACCGTAGTGACCTATTGCGGGATAAAAAACGACGAGGCACTAGTTTAGAAAAAGATTTTTTAGGTGATCATCTATTTGATGATGAGTAA
- a CDS encoding IS110 family transposase: protein MNRSRNERINQVNENTLVIGIDIAKKNHYACAVDLRGRELTKVWRIHQSKDGFIHFEQAVRQLMETHNKSNVLIGFEATGHYWMN from the coding sequence ATGAATCGTAGTAGAAATGAACGAATTAATCAAGTCAACGAAAACACTCTAGTTATTGGAATCGATATTGCAAAAAAGAATCACTATGCCTGTGCCGTCGATTTGCGCGGACGCGAATTAACGAAAGTATGGCGCATCCACCAGTCAAAAGATGGTTTCATCCATTTTGAGCAGGCTGTTAGACAACTGATGGAGACACACAACAAATCAAATGTGCTCATCGGTTTTGAAGCAACCGGCCACTACTGGATGAAC
- a CDS encoding EscU/YscU/HrcU family type III secretion system export apparatus switch protein, translated as MIVTKHFNQVKRKQVNGPSAAVIQYDDVGGEAPKLVAHGRGEVANQIIGLAKDHGIPMEEDSMLLENLLDMDLGDNIPPQLYAVMAEILLLIEEMDRN; from the coding sequence ATGATTGTGACGAAGCATTTTAATCAAGTAAAACGAAAGCAAGTAAATGGTCCATCTGCTGCTGTCATTCAATATGATGATGTGGGGGGAGAGGCTCCAAAACTTGTCGCGCACGGAAGAGGGGAAGTTGCAAATCAGATTATCGGACTAGCCAAGGATCATGGCATTCCAATGGAAGAAGACTCTATGCTTTTGGAGAACTTACTCGATATGGATCTCGGTGATAATATCCCTCCTCAACTTTATGCTGTTATGGCCGAAATTTTACTGCTTATCGAAGAAATGGACCGAAACTAA
- the fliS gene encoding flagellar export chaperone FliS — protein MMITKEALHKKSPQEVTALLYEACMDRLEEAKARIEANDLVGANHRLQKSSDIFERLGAGLNYEAGIISDQLEVLYMYMADLVVQANYQKNTALIDEVLNLLATLSQAWHQAMNENRDLQPKAAKQKVNAYERSVMYDH, from the coding sequence ATGATGATTACAAAAGAAGCTCTACATAAAAAATCACCGCAAGAAGTTACAGCACTGTTGTATGAAGCGTGTATGGACCGTCTTGAAGAAGCGAAAGCACGCATTGAAGCGAATGACCTTGTGGGGGCGAATCACCGCCTTCAAAAAAGCAGCGATATTTTCGAGCGGCTCGGGGCAGGCCTTAATTACGAAGCTGGGATTATCTCCGATCAACTAGAGGTTTTGTATATGTATATGGCAGATCTCGTTGTTCAAGCCAATTATCAAAAGAATACAGCACTCATCGACGAAGTGTTAAACCTGTTGGCAACACTATCACAAGCTTGGCATCAAGCGATGAATGAGAATCGGGATCTTCAGCCAAAAGCTGCGAAACAAAAAGTAAACGCTTATGAAAGAAGTGTCATGTACGACCACTAA
- a CDS encoding flagellin — protein MKINNNIQALNAYRNLHQNQAQTSKNLEKLSSGLRINRAADDAAGLAISEKMRSQIRGLKQAERNAMDGISLMQTAEGALTEVHSMLQRMRELATQGANDTNTPEDREQIQKEMDQLKKEIDSISEKTEFNTRQLLNGSSAVLSNFVDGNNAANMTDVPKVLNADITNGEYRLELDGDLEVHPEITQEGANLTKESIEFADDDELPLGEYTINVRKVTDDSAEIEVFGPDGISREVKNVDVDREADEEEQVNVGGLNINVNDIRNAGTVKVKMEMTAEVAVHKKMEDGSFERITSNKEITTQNGRIRHEGFEFHFNNDFEASGVDDDLTEFVITNNALAFQIGPNTDQNVMIDIPQMDTVELGVEEIDVTTQSGANQAIFDLDKAINYVSDARSKMGAVQNRMEHTINNLQVTHENLTSSESRIRDADMAKEMTEFTRNNILNQSATAMLAQANQLPQGVLQLLQ, from the coding sequence TTGAAAATCAATAATAATATCCAAGCGTTAAACGCCTATCGAAATTTGCACCAAAACCAAGCACAAACGTCAAAAAATTTGGAAAAGCTTTCTTCAGGATTACGTATAAACCGTGCTGCTGATGATGCAGCAGGTCTTGCTATTTCCGAAAAAATGCGTTCTCAGATCCGCGGTTTAAAACAAGCAGAGCGCAACGCTATGGACGGGATCTCACTAATGCAAACAGCAGAAGGGGCTTTAACTGAAGTTCATTCGATGCTGCAGCGTATGAGAGAACTTGCAACACAAGGTGCTAATGATACAAACACACCAGAAGACCGGGAGCAAATCCAAAAAGAAATGGATCAACTAAAAAAAGAAATTGATAGCATTTCAGAGAAAACAGAGTTTAACACCCGCCAGCTGCTGAACGGGTCTAGTGCGGTGTTGAGTAACTTTGTGGACGGCAATAATGCTGCAAATATGACAGATGTCCCTAAGGTTTTAAATGCTGATATTACAAATGGTGAATATCGTTTAGAATTGGATGGAGATCTTGAGGTACATCCAGAAATCACTCAAGAAGGAGCCAATTTGACGAAAGAAAGCATCGAATTTGCCGATGACGATGAGTTACCTCTTGGTGAATATACGATTAATGTAAGAAAAGTAACAGACGACAGTGCTGAAATTGAAGTGTTTGGCCCAGATGGTATATCTCGTGAAGTAAAAAATGTTGATGTTGATCGTGAAGCGGATGAAGAGGAGCAAGTGAATGTCGGCGGTTTAAATATCAACGTCAATGACATCCGAAATGCCGGAACCGTTAAAGTGAAGATGGAGATGACAGCTGAAGTGGCTGTCCATAAGAAAATGGAAGATGGATCGTTTGAGAGAATTACAAGTAACAAGGAAATCACTACTCAAAACGGTCGCATCCGTCATGAAGGGTTTGAATTCCACTTTAATAACGATTTTGAAGCAAGCGGAGTTGATGATGACCTTACTGAATTTGTCATTACAAATAACGCGCTCGCTTTCCAAATAGGGCCGAACACCGATCAAAATGTGATGATAGACATTCCACAAATGGACACAGTGGAGTTAGGTGTAGAGGAAATTGATGTGACAACCCAATCGGGAGCGAATCAAGCGATTTTTGATTTGGATAAGGCGATCAACTACGTTTCAGATGCCCGTTCCAAAATGGGAGCCGTTCAAAATCGCATGGAGCATACGATAAACAACTTACAAGTAACTCATGAAAATTTGACTTCCTCAGAGTCGCGGATTCGTGATGCTGATATGGCCAAGGAAATGACCGAATTCACTCGTAATAATATTTTAAATCAGTCAGCAACTGCAATGCTAGCACAAGCAAATCAACTGCCGCAGGGCGTTTTGCAACTGCTTCAATAA
- a CDS encoding YaaR family protein — MDVQKVGRTGLSSKTEMKKKGPEAKVTFQEMMQKGRDNQAYEKLHQLLSKIDDQGKALADSRTVEELRKYKQLVKEFIDEAVKLGLSLEERKGFNRRGRTKVYKIVREVDSKLLDLTDAVIKEQRSGIDILNKVGEIKGLLVNIYA, encoded by the coding sequence GTGGATGTTCAAAAGGTCGGTCGAACAGGCCTGTCAAGCAAAACGGAAATGAAAAAAAAAGGACCAGAAGCGAAAGTAACGTTTCAGGAAATGATGCAAAAAGGAAGAGACAACCAAGCTTATGAAAAGCTACATCAACTGTTATCTAAAATTGACGATCAAGGCAAAGCACTAGCTGACTCTCGGACCGTAGAGGAGCTTAGAAAGTATAAACAACTCGTAAAAGAATTTATAGACGAGGCGGTAAAATTGGGACTAAGTCTCGAAGAAAGAAAAGGCTTTAACCGTAGAGGAAGGACAAAGGTATATAAAATTGTCCGTGAAGTAGACAGCAAGCTTCTTGATTTAACAGACGCAGTAATAAAAGAGCAAAGAAGCGGGATTGATATTTTAAATAAAGTGGGAGAAATAAAAGGGTTGTTAGTGAACATTTACGCGTAA
- a CDS encoding DUF4236 domain-containing protein, with protein sequence MSFRFQKRVRVAPGVRLNVSKRGLSTSVGPRGASMTVGKRGLHGNVGLPGTGLSYRKKLNSKGRKNQTRKTPSPQKNDENIQVEWSDKKLDFQFRTKEGRFLNTEEEKQVRKAYKSSLRSIYQEKADEINDKTERLLGLHLRVFQPMSASQLELYALQAVKVSDPKPEKIEIKNNVINEFKNKMNLFETIKKWIPHYRKQFQRRVDEETESQFQSEMATYDQAVSESKKERALRSSLVKHVLESEHQAMEEWLALFLEELDFPLETDVDFTIPDEHTVYADIDLPNIEEVPLNKARLLKSGKIKVEEKSQRERREHYAHIVSGTALYLASFIFAHLPNVTHVILSGYNQALNPSTGHTDDIYIYSLQIERSRFYELNFDRLDPIASFDHFSPRMKATKTYIFKEITPYDLDETGG encoded by the coding sequence GTGAGTTTTCGATTTCAAAAACGAGTACGGGTTGCACCAGGGGTTCGACTGAATGTTAGTAAACGGGGCCTTAGTACATCCGTCGGCCCAAGAGGTGCATCCATGACGGTAGGTAAACGGGGGCTTCACGGGAATGTAGGACTCCCAGGTACTGGTCTTTCTTACAGGAAAAAACTCAATTCTAAAGGACGAAAGAACCAGACGCGAAAGACTCCTTCACCTCAAAAAAACGATGAAAACATTCAAGTAGAATGGAGCGATAAGAAACTCGATTTTCAATTTCGGACGAAGGAAGGGCGTTTCCTAAACACTGAAGAAGAAAAACAAGTAAGAAAAGCATATAAATCATCACTCCGGTCCATCTATCAAGAAAAGGCTGATGAAATAAACGATAAAACAGAACGCTTACTCGGTCTTCATCTACGGGTCTTTCAACCAATGTCCGCTTCTCAACTAGAACTCTACGCGCTTCAAGCAGTAAAAGTGAGCGACCCTAAACCAGAGAAAATAGAAATTAAAAACAATGTCATCAACGAGTTCAAAAATAAAATGAATTTGTTTGAGACGATCAAGAAGTGGATTCCTCATTACCGAAAACAATTTCAAAGGCGAGTAGACGAAGAAACCGAGTCTCAATTCCAATCTGAAATGGCTACTTATGATCAAGCTGTTTCGGAGTCAAAGAAAGAGAGAGCTTTACGTTCTTCGCTAGTTAAGCATGTCTTAGAAAGCGAGCATCAAGCAATGGAGGAATGGCTAGCATTATTTCTTGAGGAACTTGATTTCCCTCTTGAAACTGATGTCGATTTTACAATTCCGGACGAACATACCGTTTACGCAGACATTGATCTGCCAAACATTGAAGAAGTGCCACTTAATAAAGCTCGTCTGTTAAAGAGTGGAAAAATTAAAGTTGAGGAAAAAAGTCAGCGCGAGCGCCGGGAACACTACGCACACATTGTTTCAGGAACCGCCCTCTATTTGGCTTCATTCATTTTTGCCCATCTTCCGAATGTTACCCATGTTATTTTGTCAGGGTACAACCAAGCATTAAACCCTTCAACTGGCCATACAGATGACATCTATATTTATAGTCTGCAGATTGAGCGGTCACGCTTTTATGAGTTAAATTTTGACAGACTTGACCCGATTGCTTCTTTTGATCATTTTTCACCCCGGATGAAAGCTACGAAAACGTATATTTTTAAAGAAATTACTCCTTACGATCTTGATGAAACAGGCGGGTAA
- a CDS encoding SRPBCC family protein, with product MFKSTFRYETTIDQPLDEVWGFFQCNKNLAKLTGFPKVDVSGPPIVKEGAVIHLRLHFRVLALRWRARIIRVEDKHLFQDVGEKVPFPFRLWTHTHRFEAVSDKKTKMIDEVVFSSWIPTPFVYIILFGMFCDRKRQIRKHGSLK from the coding sequence ATGTTTAAAAGTACATTTCGGTACGAAACAACGATTGACCAACCTTTAGATGAAGTTTGGGGCTTTTTTCAATGCAATAAAAACCTTGCCAAGTTAACCGGCTTTCCAAAAGTCGATGTGTCAGGACCTCCCATCGTAAAAGAAGGTGCGGTAATCCATCTTCGTCTACATTTCAGAGTACTAGCACTTCGGTGGCGTGCGCGAATTATTCGTGTTGAAGATAAACATCTTTTTCAGGATGTTGGCGAAAAAGTGCCGTTTCCTTTCAGATTGTGGACTCATACACACCGTTTTGAAGCTGTATCAGATAAGAAAACAAAAATGATCGATGAAGTGGTGTTTAGTTCGTGGATTCCAACTCCTTTCGTCTATATTATCCTTTTCGGGATGTTCTGTGACCGCAAACGACAAATTAGAAAGCACGGCTCTCTTAAGTGA
- the namA gene encoding NADPH dehydrogenase NamA, which yields MSSSQLFSSYMIKDVTLKNRIVMSPMCMYSCENEDGKVTDWHIVHYTSRAVGQVGLVMTEATTVTQQGQISPQDLGIWSDDHVSGLKTLTDSIKNNGAKTAMQLGHAGRKAVYEGETIAPSAIGFDENAKVPKEMDQQDINNTIQAFKDAARRAKEAGFDIIEIHGAHGYLISQFLSPLANKRTDNYGGPRENRFRFLKEVIQEVQTVWDGPIFVRISADEYHKEGNQMQDIIAYGQWMKELGIDLIDCSTGGIVRTPVNVYPGYQLRHAETIRRESGVATGAVGLITTGLQAEEILKNERADLVFVGRALLRNPYWPREAANELREEVEPPRQYKRAW from the coding sequence TTGAGTAGTTCTCAATTATTTTCTTCTTATATGATTAAAGACGTTACACTGAAAAATAGAATTGTCATGTCGCCTATGTGTATGTATTCATGTGAAAATGAAGACGGCAAAGTAACGGATTGGCACATTGTACATTACACAAGCCGTGCTGTCGGACAGGTTGGGCTCGTCATGACAGAGGCGACAACCGTTACTCAGCAAGGTCAAATCTCTCCTCAAGATCTGGGAATTTGGAGTGATGATCATGTATCAGGATTAAAAACATTAACGGATTCAATTAAAAATAACGGAGCAAAAACAGCAATGCAGCTCGGACACGCAGGTAGAAAAGCAGTCTATGAAGGTGAAACAATTGCTCCTTCCGCGATCGGCTTTGATGAAAATGCAAAAGTTCCAAAAGAGATGGACCAACAAGATATCAACAATACGATTCAAGCATTCAAAGATGCTGCGAGACGAGCAAAAGAAGCCGGCTTTGATATTATCGAAATTCACGGAGCACACGGTTACTTGATTAGTCAGTTTCTTTCCCCTCTCGCCAATAAACGAACGGATAACTACGGTGGTCCAAGAGAAAACCGTTTCCGCTTTTTAAAAGAAGTTATCCAAGAGGTACAAACAGTTTGGGATGGACCGATTTTCGTTCGAATTTCTGCTGATGAATATCACAAAGAAGGTAATCAAATGCAAGATATCATCGCTTATGGTCAATGGATGAAAGAGCTTGGCATCGATTTAATTGACTGTAGTACTGGCGGCATTGTCCGCACTCCTGTGAACGTCTACCCTGGATATCAGTTGCGTCATGCGGAAACGATCCGAAGAGAATCTGGAGTTGCTACAGGAGCTGTCGGGCTCATTACAACAGGCTTGCAAGCAGAAGAAATTTTGAAAAACGAACGAGCAGACCTCGTTTTCGTCGGACGTGCCCTTTTGCGTAATCCGTACTGGCCTCGTGAAGCCGCTAACGAATTAAGAGAAGAAGTCGAGCCTCCTCGCCAGTATAAGCGAGCCTGGTAA
- the cbpB gene encoding cyclic-di-AMP-binding protein CbpB yields the protein MQNLQECHVLQQPIESFIISAEEVAHVQPDNSLEHALLVLVKSGYTAIPVLDTSFKLRGLISKAQILDSMIGIEKLEPERLHKTSVGDVMSISFQCVSEDAPFEKVLSYSINNPFICVENHQGSFLGIITRSKLLAYLNGYLHEQKKHQK from the coding sequence ATGCAAAATTTGCAAGAATGTCATGTTCTTCAACAACCGATCGAATCGTTTATTATTTCGGCAGAAGAAGTGGCTCACGTTCAACCAGACAACTCACTAGAACATGCGCTGTTAGTCCTTGTAAAATCCGGTTATACCGCTATACCTGTTCTTGACACATCATTTAAACTAAGAGGACTGATCAGCAAAGCTCAGATTCTCGATTCTATGATTGGCATTGAAAAATTGGAGCCTGAACGATTACACAAAACTTCCGTCGGAGATGTCATGAGCATATCATTTCAATGTGTCAGCGAAGACGCACCCTTTGAAAAAGTTTTGTCCTATTCAATCAATAACCCATTTATCTGTGTTGAAAACCACCAAGGTTCGTTTTTAGGCATTATTACCCGCAGTAAACTTCTCGCTTATTTAAACGGCTATCTACATGAACAAAAAAAACACCAGAAATAA
- a CDS encoding M20/M25/M40 family metallo-hydrolase yields MGRWRTKEQLRELTISLCEYASVTGSQEEIGIMEFVDYQLKSLPYFGKYSDHLQTHYTNDGRKYISALVKSKRKTKRTLIILGHLDVVDVEDFGEWKHLAFRPRELTEQMLEQKHQLPADVQHDLKDGEWLFGRGVMDMKAGVALCMSMIERAADGVFDGNLLMLAVPDEEANSTGMRAAAQTLLDLAGEHDLTYRLAWNTEPVFSGFPGDQNLYVYKGSLGKLLPGFYCYGEEAHVAEPFSGINGNFMTSYLNDAIELNPDLTERTGSQKTPPPTSLLQKDLKGGYSVQIPHTAVTLFNLMTMKKPMQEVTVQLFKLAERAADRLVKAYVERERTFAQIHDYEPQKKQIRVLTYEDLWAHAVSQVGEEEVKRHVSFTQANESRLDDREMTIQMVHHIATLCKDLAPMIVLFYAPPFYPAVASGQDPLVERVAQIVKREAAKVQQVDVLDVPYFPGLSDLSYTQLPERKESLQSLIKNMPLWNITYHLPLEAMEKLDLPVINFGPLGRDAHSWTERLQVSYSFEHLPAVMEKGIHEVFK; encoded by the coding sequence ATGGGGAGATGGCGAACGAAAGAACAGCTGCGAGAATTGACAATTTCGTTATGTGAATACGCAAGCGTGACTGGCTCTCAAGAAGAGATTGGGATCATGGAGTTTGTGGATTATCAATTAAAAAGCTTGCCTTACTTCGGGAAATATAGCGACCATTTACAGACCCACTATACAAATGATGGACGGAAATATATTTCCGCTCTTGTAAAAAGTAAGCGAAAAACGAAGCGCACATTGATCATTTTAGGACATTTAGATGTTGTTGATGTTGAAGATTTTGGAGAATGGAAACATCTCGCATTTCGCCCGCGGGAACTTACGGAACAAATGCTCGAGCAAAAACACCAGCTGCCAGCAGATGTACAACATGATTTAAAAGACGGAGAGTGGCTCTTCGGCAGAGGTGTGATGGACATGAAAGCGGGAGTCGCGCTCTGTATGAGTATGATTGAACGAGCAGCTGACGGCGTGTTTGACGGGAATTTGCTTATGCTCGCCGTCCCTGATGAAGAGGCGAATTCTACAGGGATGAGAGCGGCAGCTCAAACTCTTTTAGACTTGGCGGGGGAGCATGACTTGACGTATCGTTTAGCTTGGAATACAGAGCCTGTTTTTTCAGGTTTTCCCGGAGATCAGAACTTGTATGTATACAAAGGCTCTCTTGGTAAACTTCTTCCCGGCTTTTATTGCTACGGAGAAGAAGCTCATGTAGCTGAACCGTTTTCGGGGATTAACGGGAACTTTATGACATCGTATCTTAATGATGCGATTGAACTTAATCCAGACCTTACTGAACGGACGGGAAGTCAAAAAACACCACCACCAACAAGTTTACTCCAAAAAGACTTAAAGGGAGGTTATTCAGTCCAAATTCCCCATACTGCGGTGACGTTATTTAACTTAATGACGATGAAAAAACCGATGCAGGAAGTGACAGTGCAGCTTTTTAAACTGGCGGAAAGGGCAGCCGACCGGTTAGTTAAAGCTTACGTGGAGAGGGAACGGACTTTTGCTCAAATTCATGATTACGAACCCCAAAAAAAACAAATTCGTGTACTTACTTATGAAGACCTTTGGGCTCACGCAGTCAGCCAAGTGGGAGAAGAGGAAGTAAAGCGGCATGTATCTTTTACTCAAGCAAATGAAAGCCGGCTCGATGACCGTGAAATGACGATTCAAATGGTTCATCACATTGCCACGCTTTGTAAAGACTTAGCTCCTATGATTGTCCTTTTTTATGCCCCTCCTTTTTATCCAGCCGTTGCTTCTGGACAGGATCCTCTGGTAGAGCGGGTCGCCCAAATAGTGAAACGAGAGGCGGCCAAAGTTCAGCAGGTGGATGTTCTTGATGTTCCATATTTCCCAGGGCTTTCTGATCTAAGCTACACCCAGCTTCCTGAGCGAAAAGAGTCATTACAAAGCTTAATAAAAAATATGCCACTGTGGAATATCACGTATCATTTACCTTTGGAAGCAATGGAGAAACTGGATCTCCCGGTGATAAACTTTGGTCCTTTAGGTAGGGATGCCCATAGCTGGACGGAGCGCTTACAAGTTTCGTATTCATTTGAACATTTACCAGCGGTTATGGAAAAAGGTATACACGAGGTATTTAAATGA
- a CDS encoding GNAT family N-acetyltransferase, with product MTVENKPIEMTFTAKDGTEVTLRPAQKDDAFDIITNVEKIIQKGRYIQKERVRTIDEEQTFIQEMIDKNNMYTVVDIDGRVFGIARLIRGDLKMKRHTALFRTWLTDDAQGKGLGKKLMEYTLEWARHNGLYKICLTVFSQNTVAKQLYEKYGFVTEGIQKEQVYVDGEYDDEVFMAYFIEENQQ from the coding sequence ATGACAGTAGAAAATAAACCAATTGAAATGACATTCACGGCAAAAGACGGCACCGAAGTGACTCTTCGCCCTGCTCAAAAGGATGATGCGTTCGATATCATAACAAACGTAGAAAAGATCATTCAAAAAGGCCGTTACATACAAAAAGAACGGGTCCGGACAATTGATGAAGAACAGACATTCATTCAAGAAATGATCGATAAAAACAATATGTATACTGTCGTCGATATTGACGGTCGTGTTTTTGGCATTGCCCGGTTAATACGCGGCGACTTAAAAATGAAGCGGCACACTGCTTTATTTCGGACTTGGCTAACTGATGATGCTCAAGGGAAAGGGTTAGGAAAAAAACTAATGGAGTATACACTCGAGTGGGCCAGACATAATGGGTTATATAAAATCTGCCTGACCGTCTTTTCTCAAAACACTGTAGCAAAGCAGCTTTATGAAAAGTACGGCTTTGTTACCGAAGGCATTCAGAAAGAGCAAGTGTATGTTGACGGTGAATACGATGATGAAGTTTTTATGGCTTATTTTATTGAAGAAAACCAGCAGTAG
- a CDS encoding divergent polysaccharide deacetylase family protein, with the protein MKKHRKKSLQIDLVLVMILSLTFFLMTNGYTIGTTAFAENQKDTNDEDTKIAIIIDDFGGNTGGVYKFLNADIPVTVAVMPFLDESTEQAEKAHDLGFEVILHLPLEPKRGKASWLGPLPITSDLSTEEVKKRVRQAIKDVPYAKGLNNHMGSNIVGNERIVTAILEVAKEHGLYIIDSGTSGDSVIPEVAEELNLRFGTRDTFLDDTHSSRGHVFKQMVQLCNRAQNHGEAIGIGHVGIKGTNTFNGIIDALPYLEDHQIKIVPVSELLPTEIEQEPEEFWQN; encoded by the coding sequence ATGAAAAAGCACCGAAAAAAATCTTTACAAATAGATCTCGTTCTTGTTATGATTCTTTCGCTCACATTTTTTCTGATGACAAACGGATATACAATCGGTACGACCGCCTTCGCTGAAAATCAAAAGGATACCAATGATGAAGATACAAAAATTGCGATTATCATTGATGATTTTGGCGGAAACACGGGTGGTGTATACAAATTTTTAAATGCAGACATCCCTGTTACCGTAGCTGTGATGCCCTTTCTAGACGAGTCTACCGAGCAAGCAGAAAAAGCACATGACCTTGGATTTGAAGTGATTCTCCATCTCCCTTTAGAACCGAAACGAGGAAAGGCTTCCTGGTTGGGGCCTCTGCCAATCACATCTGACCTTTCCACAGAAGAAGTAAAAAAACGTGTACGACAAGCGATTAAAGATGTGCCATATGCAAAAGGGTTAAATAACCACATGGGTTCTAACATTGTCGGCAACGAGCGAATTGTCACCGCGATTCTTGAAGTCGCAAAGGAGCATGGCCTGTATATTATCGACAGTGGGACAAGCGGAGATTCGGTTATTCCAGAAGTCGCAGAGGAATTAAACTTACGTTTTGGCACCCGTGACACCTTTTTAGATGACACCCACTCATCGAGGGGGCACGTGTTCAAACAAATGGTCCAGCTATGCAACCGAGCTCAAAACCATGGAGAGGCTATCGGGATCGGGCATGTCGGTATTAAAGGAACAAACACTTTTAATGGGATTATTGATGCCCTTCCTTATTTGGAAGATCATCAAATAAAAATTGTTCCTGTATCTGAATTGCTCCCAACAGAAATTGAGCAAGAACCTGAAGAATTTTGGCAAAATTGA